The following proteins are encoded in a genomic region of Burkholderia diffusa:
- a CDS encoding ATP-binding protein encodes MNTIPTEPKRDAQVTHLPHPSPSREAHTKPGTQLPAAPRSLEETGLSQTFVAGLVLKSTLVLGRPSYGDLIERHCLPLAVLDDVFAFLVREHLVELTHRGKTDLDVTFRLTDAGRVAALEESARSTYSGPAPVTLDAYLDCVSTHSVRKLRVAQNDVWAVFEGVVMDTSILDSAAAALNSGRPLLIYGPAGSGKTFLAERLGALMGGHVPVPYAVHAAGEVIQIHDPLVHVDAPSQMEGQSVDRRWRLCERPVVMSGGELTLDELDLRRDEAAGFYQAPPHMKANMGMYIIDDLGRQRVEPRDLLNRWLRPLDRGVDFLTLESGNRFVLPFDVWPVFSSNLAPEQFADDAFLRRLGSKLHVGALSIDHYRAVFDTACESLGLVSSQDAFDYLLHRLHLPTGKAYLACFPMDLLRLVAAGARYRGDPLEVTHDALHDAWASYFGTAPERDGGYLPPADHGSRTSITG; translated from the coding sequence ATGAACACGATCCCCACCGAACCGAAGCGCGACGCGCAGGTTACCCACCTGCCGCATCCGTCGCCGTCGCGGGAGGCGCACACGAAGCCTGGCACGCAGTTGCCTGCGGCACCGCGCTCGCTCGAGGAAACCGGACTGAGCCAGACGTTCGTCGCGGGGCTCGTGCTGAAATCGACGCTGGTGCTCGGCCGCCCGTCATACGGCGACCTGATCGAGCGCCACTGCCTGCCGCTCGCGGTGCTGGACGACGTCTTCGCGTTCCTGGTGCGCGAGCATCTGGTCGAACTTACCCATCGCGGCAAAACGGACCTCGACGTGACGTTCCGCCTGACCGACGCGGGCCGCGTGGCCGCGCTCGAAGAGTCCGCGCGCAGCACCTACAGCGGGCCCGCGCCGGTGACGCTCGACGCGTATCTCGACTGCGTGTCCACCCATTCGGTGCGCAAGCTGCGCGTCGCCCAGAACGACGTGTGGGCCGTATTCGAAGGCGTCGTGATGGACACGTCGATACTCGACTCGGCCGCCGCCGCGCTGAATTCCGGCCGTCCGCTGCTGATCTACGGCCCCGCCGGCAGCGGCAAGACCTTCCTCGCCGAGCGGCTCGGCGCGTTGATGGGCGGCCACGTACCTGTGCCGTATGCGGTCCATGCCGCCGGGGAAGTGATCCAGATCCACGATCCGCTTGTGCATGTCGACGCGCCGTCGCAAATGGAGGGCCAGTCGGTCGATCGCCGCTGGCGCCTGTGCGAGCGGCCGGTCGTGATGTCCGGCGGCGAGCTGACGCTTGACGAGCTCGACCTGCGCCGCGATGAAGCGGCGGGCTTCTACCAGGCGCCGCCGCACATGAAGGCGAACATGGGTATGTACATCATCGACGATCTCGGCCGCCAGCGTGTCGAGCCGCGCGACCTGCTCAACCGCTGGCTGCGCCCGCTCGATCGCGGCGTCGATTTCCTGACGCTCGAGTCCGGCAACCGATTCGTGCTGCCGTTCGACGTCTGGCCGGTGTTCTCGAGCAACCTCGCGCCGGAGCAGTTCGCCGACGACGCGTTCCTGCGCCGGCTCGGATCCAAGCTTCACGTCGGCGCGCTGTCGATCGACCACTACCGCGCGGTGTTCGACACCGCATGCGAGTCGCTCGGGCTGGTGTCTTCACAGGACGCCTTCGACTATCTGCTGCACCGGCTGCACCTGCCGACCGGCAAGGCATATCTCGCATGCTTCCCGATGGATCTGCTGCGCCTCGTCGCCGCCGGCGCGCGGTATCGAGGCGATCCGCTCGAAGTGACGCACGACGCGCTGCACGACGCATGGGCCAGTTACTTCGGCACGGCGCCCGAGCGCGACGGCGGGTATCTGCCACCTGCCGATCACGGCAGTCGCACGTCCATAACCGGTTGA